In Labeo rohita strain BAU-BD-2019 chromosome 8, IGBB_LRoh.1.0, whole genome shotgun sequence, the genomic window ctgtattgttttcccttcaattttttttcccttaaaggggtcattggatgcccattttccacaagttgatatgattctttagggtcttaatgaaaaggctataatatactttggttaaaaattctcaatggttgtgtaaaacaacacccttttaccttgccaaaatcagctctgcaaaaatcatcccattctggtcgaggttgctttaaatgttaatgagctcttctctccctgcccctctcttctctctgtggagtgacgagcctgtttactttagccgcgtttaaccgctaaacttgctaactagcacattattaggaaaggcgattgcaaagattaaaaaaaaaaaaaaaaaaaaaaagtgaagctggatcacgaatgattcgtgcgaacatagacagatatatgtagatctgGAGGTGCATTACCTCAAacctaatccactgcatcttcagcagctcagatgtcagtagtaaatgacaaccactatgttcattattacattcagcaacacaacacctcagttgctcaattcttgtctaccTTACATCCCTgatccagcatcaaaacatggaggttggactgttacagcttatctgaggtaagacgctcatgtcaatcaactatcgtgggagcggcctctgtcggtgtgacgccacaatgacaggcatctgagaatggctcgatttgaaaaaggggatattatttttacagattaattaaaaaccactgcatggatttttatcattatagggtagatttgtacatgcactgccaacacacattaatgttcaaacagcatgtaaaagtgatatttgcatccgatgacccctttaaattttccttagttggtcttaaaaagggCTTTTAAAAAGTCTTCAATTTACcatcataaaacctgcagaaaccctgggTACAGCAGCTTGTCACTGGAGCAGTATCCTTAAAaggacatctttgtaccttttttagccCATTAGGTAAATATTAGTACCTTAGAGTAGTAATACATACcattaaggtactaatatgtacttatTAGGGGTAAAACTGTCTTTTTAAGGGTACTGCTCCAGTGACAAGTTGTTGTACCCCAAAAGGTACAATTCTGGCCcctttttttctgtgtgaaaGGTAAAATGTTCAGTCATTATCCAGTTAAGTATGTTTTAAAGCTAGAAAGTACTTTTCagcaaagaaaaatgtttatttttttatcattgtgcCACCAGGTGGCTCTCTGAAGACGACGGCAGAGGCAGATTCTGAATCCCTTCAAGCTCAGTGGTGGGACCGTGAGTCCCCACTTCCTCTTCGTGCACATGACATACTGCCCCTTATTGATGCTGGAATAAAATATCGCCGAAATCCCTCATTCCCTATGTTACAACCCGTTGACATCCCATGTCCTGTTATCTGCCAAAGACTTTTCCTCACATTCATAGATACCAGCGAGGAGCATCGTCTGTGGCTGCTGCTGAGCAGCAATAATGCCATTTCTCATCCCAGTCTCCCTATAGCAGTATCAGTTAATGCATTCGACACCATCCCGCGGGCTGCGCACAGGCTGGTAAAGGAGTGCGTGCCTTCATCAACCATAAACATTCACACCTGTGGCATTCTGGGAGTGCAGCACAATGGGAGAATTCCAGGGAAAACAGACGGGATTTGTTTCAACACGCTTGTGTTGTTGGATAATTCAGACGACGGGGCTGAAATCAGCAGCCCACCACCACTGAAGGGTGACACTTACAGATGGCATGAGGTGACCAATCAGAGTCTGAGGGGAAAGATAATACAGAGGATTAAAGAAAATGCCGTTCTGCCTATTCACTGTCCATACTGATGCTCTGAACCAGAACTGAATCTGCATCTTCCAAATGAGCACCAAGGCTCAATGTTTCTAAAGCATGTTCAGTGGCCATATAAGGTATATCTTTCCCTCATTGGTGTCTGCTCTGCTTCGCTCTGGTGAAATGTAACCAAATATTACTTCTAATATGCACTGAAATACATACACTATACAGTTGCAATtataatagatttttaaaaaaataggcATTTAAGTTCTAAATATGTAACCCTTTGTGAAAAGGAAGTGTGCTTAATTATATTGATTGCACACTTGAAGAGTActtcaaatattaaaagtatatttttaaaaactgtacttgcagataTAATAACAAGGacacttaagtgtacttaaagatacacttattttgaaattttgactgaCAAACTAATACATAAAGTATAATTTTAAGTGCTGTgtgttattgttatatttaaagttaatattttaaaaacactaaattgcAGCTTCATTATGTGtaattttgaaaacattcaaatacatgactttaaaaattatattgtcaAGTACACTTATTTGctccttatttattttttgtacttatTTACACCTAATTTTAGCACCTTTTTAAAGGTTACAATGTAAACAACATGCAATaaagtgtccaaaaacatggtttAGTTCATACTTGAGTATATTATTATGAAGTATGTTATTTCTGTAATAGgtactctttttaaaagtacactgaagtgtatttctttttcacaagggactCTCATACTTAGGCAGGGAATATAGCTGTAGGTCAGCACTATTTGAACAAATAGCACTTCATCTTATTCATCTATATGaacagtttaataaaaatgaatgctgTTAAGAGAAAGTCATGATGTATGGGTGCATGTATGATGATAATGTAAgattatgatattttatatgaGATGGGTTTAGTAATTTCTATGTCTGTTCATGTAGGGCAATGCAGCATTAAagtatctgtttatttttatatttgcatattacATTACTAACTAGTACAGCAAATATTTTCACGTTTCACATTATAGTACAGCTAAGGACCAGTGTGTACAGTTACCTCTGCAAAAAGAGCACTACCTCCATGTCGGTCACTGTGGTTAATGTTttatcaaatgtgaccctggaccacaaaaccagtcttaagtcactgaggtatatttgtagcaatagccgaaaatacattgtatgggtcaaaattattgatttttattttatgccgaaaatcattaggaaattaaataaagatcatgttccaagaagatattttgtaaaattcctactgtaaatatatcaaaacttaatttttgattagtaatatgcattgctatgaacttcatttggacaactttaaaggcgattttctcagtgttttggtttttttgcaccctcagattccatatattcaaatagttgtttctcagccaaatattgtcctatccta contains:
- the LOC127169349 gene encoding 8-oxo-dGDP phosphatase NUDT18-like isoform X2 encodes the protein MDSTVQILEENLEKILKGEGLEVGEFDSVPEEVKPVTLRKSVCYIVSAVIFNSKDELLMVQEAKPECHGRWYLPAGRMEERESILEALQREVKEEAGIDCQPITLLLIQEQGPKWIRFVFLAEETGGSLKTTAEADSESLQAQWWDRESPLPLRAHDILPLIDAGIKYRRNPSFPMLQPVDIPCPVICQRLFLTFIDTSEEHRLWLLLSSNNAISHPSLPIAVSVNAFDTIPRAAHRLVKECVPSSTINIHTCGILGVQHNGRIPGKTDGICFNTLVLLDNSDDGAEISSPPPLKGDTYRWHEVTNQSLRGKIIQRIKENAVLPIHCPY
- the LOC127169349 gene encoding 8-oxo-dGDP phosphatase NUDT18-like isoform X1, encoding MFMLLTFKCEHRWNQGSSNMDSTVQILEENLEKILKGEGLEVGEFDSVPEEVKPVTLRKSVCYIVSAVIFNSKDELLMVQEAKPECHGRWYLPAGRMEERESILEALQREVKEEAGIDCQPITLLLIQEQGPKWIRFVFLAEETGGSLKTTAEADSESLQAQWWDRESPLPLRAHDILPLIDAGIKYRRNPSFPMLQPVDIPCPVICQRLFLTFIDTSEEHRLWLLLSSNNAISHPSLPIAVSVNAFDTIPRAAHRLVKECVPSSTINIHTCGILGVQHNGRIPGKTDGICFNTLVLLDNSDDGAEISSPPPLKGDTYRWHEVTNQSLRGKIIQRIKENAVLPIHCPY